A genomic stretch from Bacillus sp. N1-1 includes:
- a CDS encoding ATP-grasp domain-containing protein, translated as MELDQLELNQTLQESQPEGKTIPYLTALIGWSLPAIEACDKLNRPFVVVGPPDFKDYAEKHDITFVGWEFDRLNEGSDKLYKQLKALGAEVAVPLYEECVEWAGALNSRFREEPRLFNRSLLLRDKGMMKRKAQMAGIKVGVFEEARDKEDVKRFLKRVNDALLKVDGDKYEPIHCKPLDKAGSVGHRAIDDPADIEALTDNDFPLLMESHLDGQEFSCEVFVNNGKIQFLNITEYVKLGYSNFVPPSPSLEEKRPVIRKAIEQLIEAFEIENGVIHPEYFIMPDGTLHFGEVAARVPGGHIFDLIERAYGFSAYEAQILCSDPNTTEEELRKFFPAEDEALGYAGCLMVHPHVNYIEKLTIPEELEEHSFFEKHDMFTPPQGKVAERVGFGNHYGTIFFFGDDSAEMTRLLVDYEKYDFYL; from the coding sequence ATGGAACTGGATCAGTTAGAGTTGAACCAGACGTTACAAGAAAGTCAGCCAGAAGGAAAGACAATTCCTTATTTAACAGCATTAATTGGATGGAGTCTTCCCGCAATTGAGGCCTGTGACAAGTTGAATCGGCCTTTTGTAGTGGTAGGTCCTCCTGATTTTAAGGATTATGCTGAAAAGCACGACATTACTTTCGTAGGGTGGGAGTTTGATAGATTGAATGAGGGATCAGACAAGCTCTATAAGCAGCTCAAAGCCCTCGGAGCTGAGGTAGCGGTACCTCTCTATGAAGAGTGTGTAGAATGGGCAGGTGCTCTCAATTCACGCTTTAGAGAAGAACCAAGACTATTTAACCGATCTCTTCTTTTAAGAGATAAAGGGATGATGAAACGAAAAGCACAGATGGCCGGTATTAAAGTAGGCGTCTTTGAAGAAGCAAGAGATAAAGAGGATGTAAAGCGTTTTCTTAAAAGAGTAAATGATGCTCTTTTGAAAGTTGATGGGGATAAATATGAGCCGATTCACTGTAAGCCTTTAGATAAGGCTGGATCAGTAGGACACCGCGCAATCGATGACCCAGCGGATATTGAAGCATTGACAGATAATGATTTTCCGCTTCTGATGGAAAGTCACTTAGATGGCCAAGAATTTTCATGTGAAGTATTTGTTAACAATGGAAAAATTCAATTTCTGAACATCACGGAATACGTAAAGCTTGGTTATTCGAATTTTGTTCCACCTTCTCCTTCTCTTGAAGAGAAACGTCCTGTTATCAGAAAAGCGATTGAACAGCTTATTGAAGCATTTGAGATAGAAAATGGTGTTATTCATCCCGAGTACTTTATTATGCCTGATGGTACACTACATTTTGGCGAAGTAGCGGCGCGAGTTCCGGGCGGACATATTTTTGATCTCATTGAGAGGGCTTACGGATTTAGCGCATATGAAGCGCAGATTCTTTGTAGTGATCCAAATACAACAGAAGAAGAATTAAGGAAGTTCTTCCCGGCAGAAGATGAGGCTTTAGGCTATGCTGGATGTCTGATGGTGCACCCTCATGTGAATTACATTGAGAAGTTAACCATTCCTGAAGAGCTTGAAGAACATTCCTTCTTTGAGAAGCATGATATGTTTACGCCTCCACAGGGGAAAGTGGCTGAACGCGTTGGATTCGGAAATCATTATGGAACCATTTTCTTTTTCGGAGATGACAGTGCAGAGATGACTCGTTTACTTGTAGACTATGAAAAGTATGATTTCTATTTGTAG
- a CDS encoding Dabb family protein — translation MIEHVVLFKFSEETTVEQKEEGMRRLIKVKDKIPGIVDIQAGNNFSDRSQGFESGLTVRFESKEALESYGPHPAHQEVVAYLKEIGMSDVLALDFECL, via the coding sequence ATGATTGAGCATGTAGTCCTATTTAAATTCAGTGAAGAAACAACGGTAGAACAGAAAGAAGAAGGTATGAGAAGGTTAATAAAAGTAAAAGACAAAATCCCAGGTATTGTTGATATTCAAGCTGGAAATAACTTTTCTGATCGAAGCCAGGGATTTGAAAGTGGGCTAACGGTGCGCTTTGAATCGAAAGAAGCACTAGAGTCATATGGACCACATCCAGCCCATCAGGAAGTAGTGGCCTACCTTAAAGAAATAGGAATGAGTGATGTACTTGCACTCGATTTTGAGTGCCTGTAA